The following nucleotide sequence is from Nitrospinota bacterium.
AAAAGGTCTTATTTATTCATGATATAGATAAGATTATCAAAAATTTTTTAGATCTGGTCTATGAAATCACCAATTATAAAGCCTGTATCCTTTATTTCTATAAGAAAAAGAAAAATTCTTATTATATAAAAGAAGTGAGAGGTATAAAGAAAAAAGAGGCAGAGAGTCGATTTGTCCTTGATAAAAACCTTACAGATTGGATTATGAAAGAGGAGAGATGGACAGTCTTGCCATTTTTCGAACAGGGACTTTCGAATAAGGAAGGTAATGGAATGATGAGCATACTTCCTATGGTACATCAAGGAGACAACATTGGTTTTTTATCTATTATTACTGATAAAGACACGAATGTTTACTCTCAGGAAAATATAAGAAGAGTGAATTTTGTATCAAGCCAAGTAACTACAGCGTTAATAAATGAAAAATTGTATAAGAGATTAACAGAGACCAAAAGCTATCTTTACAATATATTGGAAAGCATAAATCATGGAATTTTTACTATTAACAGGGAGGGGACTCTTAACCAGATCAATAGAAATGCCACGGCCTTGTTTGGTTTGTCTGATCCAGATATCATAGGGAAAAATTACAAAGATATATTTTCCATTGATATGGTGAGAAACATAGACAGGATTAGAGCACAGATAATGAAAGATGGTTTTGTTATGAATTACCAGCTCGACTATATATTAAACGAAGAGATTATGATGCCCGTGGGGATAAACGCATCCTTCCTAACAGGGCAGGATGGCACCCTTGGTGACATCATCTTTGTTTGCAGCCACATGGCGGCAACAAAGGAACTCGAGCGCTTAAGAGAGATAGACGAATTGAAAGATGAATTTGTATCTTGCGTATCCCATGACTTTAGATCTCCTCTTGCAGCAATGAAGGCAAATGTAGACGCACTTCTAAATCATGTATGTCTTGATGACAAAGATATGGTTAGAGAATTTCTCGAGATTATTGATAATGAGATTGACAGACTTACAGACCTTCTTAGTGATCTTTTAGATCTATCCAGGATCGAGTCTGGGAAATCTAAATTGGAGCTAGACACTGTTGATCCGGTTAGCATCATCAAGAGGGCTATACGAAATTTTGAGAATCAAGACACTAAATGCAA
It contains:
- a CDS encoding ATP-binding protein, with the translated sequence MSDIRDTKLEEQNTTDQTEAEYQELENNIDSQKNTIGDLRLRNDIASLKDTIKCLNNEIEQLTLLHDTTKKVLFIHDIDKIIKNFLDLVYEITNYKACILYFYKKKKNSYYIKEVRGIKKKEAESRFVLDKNLTDWIMKEERWTVLPFFEQGLSNKEGNGMMSILPMVHQGDNIGFLSIITDKDTNVYSQENIRRVNFVSSQVTTALINEKLYKRLTETKSYLYNILESINHGIFTINREGTLNQINRNATALFGLSDPDIIGKNYKDIFSIDMVRNIDRIRAQIMKDGFVMNYQLDYILNEEIMMPVGINASFLTGQDGTLGDIIFVCSHMAATKELERLREIDELKDEFVSCVSHDFRSPLAAMKANVDALLNHVCLDDKDMVREFLEIIDNEIDRLTDLLSDLLDLSRIESGKSKLELDTVDPVSIIKRAIRNFENQDTKCKIEFNILTDISKLLCDEDKMMQVLLNLIDNAIKYSPDGGKVEVNVKSDHKWTIIDIEDHGIGIDPRDIPYLFDKFYRANFSDTRGIGGTGLGLSIVKQIVEKHRGTIEVESVPNKGTKFTLKFPSKKEKKKEVMTNE